Proteins co-encoded in one Salvelinus sp. IW2-2015 unplaced genomic scaffold, ASM291031v2 Un_scaffold1809, whole genome shotgun sequence genomic window:
- the LOC139024713 gene encoding LOW QUALITY PROTEIN: rab GTPase-activating protein 1-like (The sequence of the model RefSeq protein was modified relative to this genomic sequence to represent the inferred CDS: inserted 3 bases in 2 codons; deleted 1 base in 1 codon), with product MPEGTTFIAFGPFSHSTLTVVVLQVPSKKATLRENQPQQQDDHIDKHQRENRQLQQASLRLEQENDXLAHRLITSKISLDRPGPGTPDRVDERLKELLKTRKRLKNAEEEKRGKEEEAAQLKEVLRXKLDKAEPEVKRSSGIISDYKQICSQLTSRVERQQAAHREDLDKLRNAVLACSRCRQALDSTVMEGFGSTAPYQRSISTREPGQQRDQETEPDQQTTGTREQDQEKVCLSGQVTELEKELAQTKLQMVEAKCNIQELEHQKGVLQRDLQAARNSWLSKTVSSVRSAGGGLQSSSLPRGRASAMGRSLHGLPLSAWSSRRLSWAPRKDRGGDV from the exons atgcctgaaggtaccacgttcatcg CTTTTGGACCGTTCTCTCACTCAACCTTGACTGTTGTTGTTCTACAGGTTCCCAGTAAGAAGGCTACGCTGAGAGAGAACCAGCCACAACAACAGGATGACCACATAGACAAACACCAG AGGGAGAACCGT CAGCTGCAGCAGGCCAGTCTGCGTCTGGAGCAGGAGAATG GTCTGGCCCACAGACTGATCACCAGCAAGATCTCCCTGGACCGACCTGGACCAGGTACACCC GACAGAGTGGATGAGCGACTAAAAGAGCTGCTGAAGACCAGAAAGAGATTAAAGAAcgcagaggaagagaagagagggaaggaggaggaggctgcTCAG TTGAAGGAGGTGTTAAG CAAGCTGGACAAGGCTGAACCAGAGGTGAAAAGGAGCTCAGGCATCATCTCAGACTACAAACag ATCTGTTCCCAGCTGACCAGTCGGGTGGAGAGGCAGCAGGCGGCCCACAGAGAGGACCTTGACAAACTCAGG aATGCTGTGCTGGCGTGTTCTCGCTGCCGGCAGGCTCTAGATTCTACTGTTATGGAAGGCTTCGGTTCCACAGCCCCGTACCAGAGAAGTATCAGCACCAGAGAACCAGGCCAGCAGAGAGACCAGGAAACAGAACCAGACCAGCAGACGACTGGTACCAGGGAACAAGACCAGGAGAAGGTGTGTCTGAGTGGCCAGGTCACAGAGCTGGAGAAGGAGCTGGCCCAAACTAAACTACAGATGGTGGAGGCCAAGTGCAATATCCAG GAGCTGGAACACCAGAAGGGGGTGCTGCAACGTGATCTCCAGGCAGCTAGGAACAGCTGGCTCAGTAAGACTGTGAGCTCCGTACGGTCAGCCGGAGGGGGCCTGCAGAGCAGCAGCCTACCCAGGGGGAGAGCCTCGGCAATGGGGCGTTCTCTCCATGGCCTCCCCCTCTCAGCCTGGAGCTCCAGGAGACTGTCATGGGCCCCTAGGAAGGACCGGGGGGGAGATGTCtga